Proteins from one Bradyrhizobium roseum genomic window:
- a CDS encoding nitrate reductase, whose translation MTAIDPDLRAVNTTCAYCGVGCGILATPDGRGGAAISGDPDHPANFGRLCSKGSALGETLGLTDRLLYPMIRCGKGTMERVAWSDALDHVAHRFQHIIARDGPGAVAFYLSGQLLTEDYYVANKLMKGFIGSANVDTNSRLCMASSVAGHRRAFGADTVPGCYEDLDEADLLVLVGSNAAWCHPVLYQRMLANKQKRGARMIVIDPRRTDTVGDDDLFLGLKPGTDTALFSGLLVHLADSGALDRDYIERHTTGFDEAIARARSMAGSAGATALATGLSEQDVATFFQMFANTPRVVTMYSQGVNQSAQGTDKVNTIVNCHLATGRIGKPGASPFSLTGQPNAMGGREVGGLANQLAAHMGFTPPDIDRVRRFWKAPRIATHEGLKAVQMFQAIARGEIKALWVMGTNPAVSLPDADAVRDALKKLELFVVSENVISNDTVDVGAHVLLPAEAWGEKSGTVTNSERRISRQRAFLSAPGEAKPDWWIMGEVARRLGFGAAFGFNSAADIFREHASLSAFENEGVRDFDIGALQALSDGDFDAMAPVQWPVRQGSGPQARFFAEGGFFANDFKARFIAPEIPALRTETTAARPLRLNTGRIRDQWHTMTRTGMSPRLGQHLPEPFVEVHPDDAARNGLADGDFARVTTDYGQCTLRVVVSERQQRGMLFAPIHWSEANATAARVGSLVAPITDPFSGQPENKATPVSITPYEYVFRGFALSRKPLALPTHAWSARVAVNGGYGYLIADNADLVGWQSWLKSIATHDLAEYKDFGGGVYRAASFNDDRIEICLFIGPARDAGDWNVVKGLFAADALGPDQRRMLLSGKSADGLANVGPIVCACFGVGRNTICDAIAAGAHSAADIGAKLKAGTNCGSCIPELKRLIAQTGTSDPGLQKLAAAN comes from the coding sequence ATGACCGCCATCGATCCCGACCTGCGCGCCGTCAACACCACCTGCGCCTATTGCGGCGTCGGCTGCGGCATCCTGGCGACGCCGGACGGGCGGGGCGGGGCGGCGATATCCGGCGACCCTGATCATCCCGCCAATTTCGGCCGGCTCTGCTCGAAGGGCTCGGCGCTCGGCGAGACCCTCGGCCTCACCGATCGTTTGCTCTATCCGATGATCCGCTGCGGCAAGGGGACCATGGAGCGGGTTGCCTGGAGCGACGCGCTCGACCACGTCGCGCACCGGTTCCAGCATATCATCGCGCGCGACGGCCCGGGCGCGGTGGCGTTCTATCTTTCCGGCCAGTTGCTGACGGAAGACTATTACGTCGCCAACAAGCTGATGAAAGGCTTCATCGGCAGCGCCAATGTCGACACCAATTCGCGGCTCTGCATGGCGTCGTCCGTCGCCGGCCACCGCCGCGCCTTCGGTGCCGACACGGTGCCGGGTTGCTATGAGGATCTCGACGAGGCGGACCTGCTGGTGCTGGTCGGCTCCAACGCCGCCTGGTGCCATCCGGTGCTGTACCAGCGCATGCTGGCCAACAAGCAGAAGCGGGGCGCGCGGATGATCGTGATCGATCCGCGCCGTACCGATACCGTCGGCGATGACGACCTGTTCCTGGGGTTAAAGCCTGGCACCGATACCGCGCTGTTCAGCGGGTTGCTCGTTCACCTCGCTGACAGTGGTGCGCTCGATCGGGATTACATCGAACGCCATACCACGGGCTTCGACGAGGCGATCGCCCGCGCACGCAGCATGGCCGGCAGTGCCGGAGCCACGGCGCTCGCGACTGGCCTGTCCGAGCAGGACGTCGCGACATTCTTCCAGATGTTTGCCAATACGCCGCGCGTCGTCACGATGTATTCGCAGGGTGTCAACCAGTCGGCCCAGGGCACCGACAAGGTCAACACCATCGTCAACTGCCATCTCGCGACGGGGCGGATCGGCAAGCCGGGCGCGTCGCCGTTCTCGTTGACCGGACAGCCCAACGCCATGGGGGGCCGCGAGGTCGGGGGGCTCGCCAACCAGCTCGCCGCCCACATGGGATTTACGCCGCCCGACATCGATCGCGTGCGCCGGTTCTGGAAGGCACCGCGCATCGCCACGCATGAAGGGCTGAAGGCGGTGCAGATGTTCCAGGCCATTGCGCGCGGCGAGATCAAGGCGCTATGGGTGATGGGGACCAATCCGGCGGTGTCGCTGCCGGATGCCGACGCCGTTCGCGACGCCCTGAAGAAGCTCGAACTGTTCGTCGTTTCCGAGAATGTCATCTCCAATGACACAGTCGACGTGGGCGCACATGTGCTGCTGCCGGCGGAGGCCTGGGGCGAGAAATCCGGCACCGTGACCAACTCCGAAAGGCGCATCTCGCGGCAGCGCGCGTTTCTGTCCGCACCGGGCGAGGCCAAGCCCGATTGGTGGATCATGGGTGAGGTGGCCCGGCGCCTCGGCTTTGGCGCGGCCTTCGGCTTCAACTCGGCGGCGGACATTTTCCGCGAGCATGCGTCGCTCTCGGCGTTCGAGAACGAGGGCGTGCGCGACTTCGATATCGGCGCGCTGCAGGCGCTGTCGGACGGCGATTTCGACGCGATGGCGCCGGTGCAGTGGCCGGTGCGGCAGGGTAGCGGGCCGCAGGCGCGCTTCTTCGCCGAGGGCGGCTTCTTCGCCAACGATTTCAAGGCGCGTTTCATCGCGCCGGAAATCCCCGCGTTGCGGACCGAGACCACGGCGGCGCGGCCGCTGCGGCTCAACACCGGTCGCATCCGCGACCAGTGGCACACCATGACGCGGACCGGGATGAGCCCGCGCCTCGGCCAGCATCTGCCGGAACCCTTCGTCGAGGTTCATCCCGACGATGCCGCGAGAAACGGGCTCGCCGACGGCGACTTCGCGCGGGTGACCACCGATTACGGCCAGTGCACGCTGCGCGTCGTCGTCAGTGAACGCCAGCAGCGCGGCATGCTGTTCGCGCCGATCCACTGGAGCGAGGCCAACGCGACCGCTGCGCGGGTCGGTTCGCTGGTGGCCCCCATCACCGACCCGTTCTCCGGCCAGCCCGAGAACAAGGCGACGCCGGTATCGATCACGCCGTACGAATATGTATTCCGTGGCTTCGCGCTGTCGCGCAAGCCGCTGGCGTTGCCGACGCACGCCTGGAGCGCCCGAGTCGCCGTCAATGGCGGCTACGGCTATTTGATTGCCGACAACGCCGATCTGGTGGGATGGCAATCCTGGCTCAAATCAATCGCGACGCATGACCTCGCCGAATACAAGGATTTCGGCGGAGGCGTCTATCGCGCGGCGTCCTTTAATGACGACCGCATCGAAATCTGCCTGTTCATCGGGCCCGCGCGGGACGCCGGCGACTGGAATGTGGTGAAGGGACTGTTTGCCGCCGATGCGCTCGGCCCCGACCAGCGCCGCATGCTGCTGTCGGGCAAATCGGCCGACGGCCTCGCCAATGTCGGCCCGATCGTCTGCGCCTGCTTCGGTGTCGGCCGCAACACCATCTGCGACGCCATCGCGGCCGGCGCGCATTCGGCCGCCGATATTGGCGCGAAGCTGAAAGCAGGCACCAATTGCGGCTCCTGCATCCCGGAACTCAAGCGCCTGATCGC
- a CDS encoding NAD(P)/FAD-dependent oxidoreductase produces the protein MSEPLVIVGNGMAAARLVDELAKAALGRYAIAVIGDEPRLAYNRVLLSSVLAGETTSQDIELRPASWWRDRGVTLKYGCTATEIDVGRRELKIENHESIPFSKLVLTTGSSALRLNVPGADLAGVHTFRDSRDVDLLLTLAAQKKRVVVVGGGLLGLEAAYGLAKAGARVTLVHLMDRLMERQLDAPAAELLKSLVERKGIDIRLNANTARIHGTMRVEGVELADGRQIPADAVIFAAGIRPNIALAKGAGIPVNRGIVVDDHLQTGATDIFAIGECAEHRGICYGLVEPAYEQARVLARHLAGREACYAGSVVATNLKVSGVSVFSAGDFIGGDGSESIVLSDINHGTYKKLVISGGRLTGAVLIGDVADALWYLELIRTRQPTQRIRADMMFGRSLAIRSEAA, from the coding sequence ATGAGCGAGCCGTTGGTAATCGTCGGCAACGGCATGGCCGCTGCCCGTCTGGTCGACGAACTGGCCAAGGCGGCGCTGGGCCGCTATGCCATCGCAGTGATCGGGGACGAACCGCGGCTCGCCTATAACCGTGTGCTGCTGTCGTCGGTGCTGGCTGGCGAGACCACCTCGCAGGATATCGAGCTTCGACCGGCCTCCTGGTGGCGCGACCGCGGCGTCACGTTGAAATATGGCTGCACGGCCACCGAGATCGATGTCGGCCGCCGCGAACTCAAGATCGAGAATCATGAGAGCATTCCGTTTTCGAAGCTGGTGCTGACCACGGGGTCGTCGGCGCTGCGGCTCAATGTTCCGGGCGCCGACCTCGCCGGCGTTCATACGTTCCGCGACAGCCGCGACGTCGATCTGCTGCTGACGCTGGCGGCGCAGAAGAAGCGCGTGGTGGTCGTCGGCGGCGGATTGCTCGGCCTCGAAGCGGCGTATGGCCTCGCCAAGGCCGGCGCCCGAGTGACCCTGGTACATCTGATGGACCGCCTGATGGAACGCCAGCTCGACGCGCCCGCGGCCGAGCTTCTGAAATCCCTCGTCGAGCGTAAGGGGATCGACATCCGGCTCAATGCCAACACCGCGCGCATTCACGGCACAATGCGCGTCGAAGGCGTCGAACTGGCGGACGGCCGCCAGATTCCGGCCGACGCCGTGATCTTCGCGGCGGGCATCCGGCCCAATATCGCGCTGGCCAAGGGCGCCGGCATCCCGGTCAATCGCGGCATTGTGGTCGACGACCATCTGCAGACGGGCGCGACGGACATATTCGCGATCGGCGAATGCGCCGAGCATCGCGGCATCTGTTACGGCCTGGTCGAGCCGGCCTATGAGCAGGCGCGGGTGCTGGCGCGGCATCTCGCCGGGCGCGAGGCTTGCTATGCCGGCAGTGTCGTTGCGACCAACCTCAAGGTTTCCGGCGTCAGCGTGTTCTCGGCCGGCGATTTCATCGGCGGCGACGGCAGCGAAAGCATCGTGCTGTCGGATATCAACCACGGCACCTACAAGAAACTCGTGATTTCGGGCGGGCGGTTGACCGGTGCGGTGCTGATCGGCGATGTCGCCGACGCGTTGTGGTATCTCGAACTGATCCGAACGCGGCAACCCACGCAGCGAATCCGCGCCGACATGATGTTCGGCCGCTCGCTCGCGATCCGTTCCGAAGCCGCATGA
- a CDS encoding globin family protein, whose translation MTPEQVSLVQQSFAKVAPISEQAAVLFYDRLFEVAPPVKAMFPDDMTEQRKKLMGTLAVVVNGLSDLDSVLPAASALAKRHVSYGAKPEHYPVVGGALLWTLEKGLGEAWTPDVAEAWTAAYGTLSGYMISEAYGGAQAAE comes from the coding sequence ATGACACCAGAGCAAGTCAGTCTCGTGCAGCAGAGTTTCGCCAAGGTCGCTCCGATCTCCGAACAGGCCGCCGTGCTGTTCTACGATCGCCTGTTCGAAGTCGCTCCCCCGGTCAAGGCGATGTTTCCCGACGACATGACCGAGCAGCGCAAGAAGCTGATGGGAACCCTGGCCGTGGTGGTCAATGGCTTGAGCGATCTCGATTCGGTGTTGCCGGCCGCCAGCGCCTTGGCAAAGCGTCACGTCAGTTATGGCGCCAAGCCCGAGCATTATCCCGTCGTCGGCGGTGCGCTGCTGTGGACGCTGGAAAAGGGGCTCGGCGAGGCTTGGACGCCCGACGTCGCCGAAGCCTGGACCGCCGCCTACGGCACGCTGTCCGGTTACATGATCTCCGAAGCCTACGGCGGCGCTCAAGCCGCTGAGTGA
- a CDS encoding ABC transporter ATP-binding protein — protein MPAYLKLDHIDKTFTRGNASTEVLKDISLTIEKGEYVSIIGHSGCGKSTLLNIVAGLTDCTQGCVLLENREVNSPGPDRAVVFQNHSLLPWLTVYENVKLGVDKVFSSTKTRAERDAWVMHNLNLVQMAHAKDKRPSEISGGMKQRVGIARALAMEPKVLLLDEPFGALDALTRAHLQDSVMALHQKLGNTILMITHDVDEAVLLSDRIVMMTNGPSARIGEVLDVPLARPRKRLELATNAGYLKCRQRVLEFLYERHRFVEAA, from the coding sequence ATGCCGGCCTATCTGAAGCTCGATCACATCGACAAGACGTTCACCCGCGGCAACGCCTCGACCGAGGTGCTGAAGGACATCAGCCTGACGATCGAGAAGGGCGAATACGTCTCGATCATCGGCCATTCCGGCTGCGGAAAATCCACCCTGCTCAACATCGTCGCCGGCCTCACCGACTGCACGCAGGGTTGCGTGCTGCTGGAGAACCGCGAGGTCAATTCGCCGGGGCCGGACCGCGCGGTGGTGTTCCAGAACCACAGCCTGCTGCCGTGGCTGACCGTCTACGAAAACGTCAAGCTCGGCGTCGACAAGGTGTTTTCGTCGACCAAGACCCGCGCCGAGCGCGACGCCTGGGTGATGCATAATCTGAATCTGGTGCAGATGGCGCACGCCAAGGACAAGCGGCCATCCGAAATCTCCGGCGGCATGAAGCAGCGTGTCGGCATTGCGCGCGCACTGGCGATGGAGCCGAAGGTGCTGCTGCTCGACGAGCCCTTTGGCGCGCTCGATGCGCTCACCCGCGCGCATCTGCAGGACTCGGTGATGGCGCTGCACCAGAAGCTCGGCAACACCATCCTGATGATCACACATGACGTCGACGAGGCCGTGCTGCTGTCGGACCGCATCGTGATGATGACCAATGGCCCGAGCGCGCGGATCGGCGAGGTGCTCGATGTGCCGCTGGCGCGGCCGCGCAAGCGGCTCGAGCTTGCGACCAACGCCGGCTACCTCAAGTGCCGTCAGCGCGTGCTGGAATTCCTGTATGAGCGGCATCGCTTCGTCGAGGCGGCCTGA
- the ntrB gene encoding nitrate ABC transporter permease has protein sequence MKSEATATAIPVTSPAMAAPVVTMKPKLAPRTEKYIKMAREAAVRVVPPLIVVALLMLFWELVCRRTGSTLPPPSRVFTETRELIFDPFFDRGGIDKGLFWHLSASLQRVALGYSLAAIAGIALGTLVGQSVWAMRGLDPIFQVLRTIPPLAWLPLSLAAFRDGQPSAIFVIFITSIWPIIINTAVGIRNIPQDYRNVAAVVQLNPLEFFWKIMIPAAAPYIFTGLRIGIGLSWLAIVAAEMLIGGVGIGFFIWDAWNSSHISEIILALFYVGIIGFVLDRLIAGLARIVTRGTALN, from the coding sequence ATGAAAAGCGAAGCCACCGCGACGGCAATTCCGGTCACTTCGCCGGCGATGGCAGCGCCGGTAGTGACGATGAAGCCAAAGCTGGCGCCACGGACCGAGAAGTACATCAAGATGGCGAGGGAGGCCGCGGTGCGGGTCGTGCCGCCGCTCATCGTTGTCGCGTTGCTGATGCTGTTCTGGGAACTGGTCTGCCGTCGTACCGGCTCGACCCTGCCGCCGCCGTCGCGCGTATTCACCGAAACCAGGGAACTGATCTTCGATCCGTTCTTCGATCGCGGCGGCATCGACAAGGGCCTGTTCTGGCATCTATCCGCCTCGCTGCAGCGCGTCGCGCTGGGCTATTCGCTGGCCGCGATCGCCGGCATCGCGCTGGGCACGCTGGTCGGGCAGTCGGTCTGGGCGATGCGCGGGCTCGATCCGATCTTCCAGGTGCTACGCACCATTCCGCCGCTGGCCTGGCTGCCGCTGTCGCTGGCCGCGTTCCGTGACGGCCAGCCCTCGGCGATCTTCGTCATCTTCATCACCTCGATCTGGCCGATCATCATCAACACCGCGGTCGGTATCCGCAACATCCCGCAAGACTACCGCAACGTCGCGGCGGTCGTGCAGCTCAATCCGCTGGAGTTCTTCTGGAAGATCATGATCCCGGCGGCGGCGCCCTACATCTTCACCGGTCTTCGCATCGGCATCGGCCTGTCGTGGCTGGCCATCGTCGCAGCGGAAATGCTGATCGGCGGCGTCGGCATCGGCTTCTTCATCTGGGACGCCTGGAACTCCTCGCACATCAGCGAAATCATCCTGGCCCTGTTCTATGTCGGCATCATCGGCTTCGTGCTCGACCGCCTGATTGCGGGACTGGCGAGGATCGTGACCCGCGGCACCGCGCTGAACTGA
- a CDS encoding CmpA/NrtA family ABC transporter substrate-binding protein, whose amino-acid sequence MTKPTTPTSRRGFSRRQLLKAASGTAALLAAARLNFPAGAFAQGAGPEVTKAILGFIALSDAGPLFVAKDKGLFAKYGMPDVEVAKQASWGTTRDNLVLGSEGNGIDGAHILTPMPYLISSGKVTQNNQPTPMYILARLNLDSQCISVSNEYADLKLGVDTAPFKVALEKKKAAGKSVKAAMTFPGGTHDLWIRYWLAAGGIDPDKDIETIVVPPPQMVANMKVGTMDCFCVGEPWNLQLINQKIGYTAVNTGEIWAKHPEKSLGMRAAWVDKYPKAAQAILMAVMEAQQWADKAENKKELATIMGKRQWMNCPVDDVYDRSAGKFDYGIPGKVVENSPHIMKYWRDHASYPFQSHDLWFLTEDIRWGKYEAGLDTKALIAKVNRQDLWKEAAKTMGVAATDIPTSTSRGKETFFDGKVFDPENPSAYLKSLSIKRVEV is encoded by the coding sequence ATGACGAAACCCACCACCCCGACCTCGCGCCGTGGTTTCAGTCGCCGCCAGCTCCTGAAGGCGGCTAGCGGTACGGCGGCATTGCTCGCCGCCGCCAGGCTGAATTTCCCCGCCGGCGCGTTCGCACAAGGCGCGGGACCGGAAGTGACCAAGGCTATCCTCGGATTCATCGCGCTGAGTGATGCCGGGCCGCTGTTCGTCGCCAAGGACAAGGGGCTGTTCGCCAAGTACGGCATGCCCGACGTCGAGGTCGCCAAGCAGGCGTCATGGGGCACCACCCGCGACAACCTCGTGCTGGGCTCGGAAGGCAACGGCATCGACGGTGCGCACATCCTGACGCCGATGCCCTACCTGATCTCGTCCGGCAAGGTGACGCAGAACAACCAGCCGACGCCGATGTACATCCTGGCCAGGCTCAATCTCGACAGCCAGTGCATTTCCGTTTCCAACGAATATGCCGACCTCAAGCTCGGCGTCGACACCGCGCCGTTCAAGGTCGCGCTTGAAAAGAAGAAGGCCGCAGGCAAGTCGGTCAAGGCCGCCATGACGTTCCCGGGCGGCACCCACGATCTGTGGATCCGCTATTGGCTCGCCGCCGGTGGCATCGATCCTGACAAGGATATCGAGACCATCGTGGTGCCGCCGCCGCAAATGGTCGCGAACATGAAGGTCGGCACCATGGACTGCTTCTGCGTGGGCGAGCCGTGGAACCTGCAGCTGATCAACCAGAAGATCGGCTACACCGCCGTCAACACCGGCGAAATCTGGGCCAAGCATCCCGAGAAATCATTGGGGATGCGCGCGGCCTGGGTCGACAAATATCCGAAGGCTGCTCAGGCGATCCTGATGGCGGTGATGGAGGCGCAGCAATGGGCCGACAAGGCTGAGAACAAGAAGGAACTCGCCACCATCATGGGCAAGCGGCAATGGATGAATTGCCCTGTCGATGACGTCTACGATCGTTCGGCGGGCAAGTTCGACTACGGCATTCCCGGCAAGGTCGTGGAGAACTCGCCGCACATCATGAAATACTGGCGTGATCACGCGTCCTATCCGTTCCAGAGCCACGATCTCTGGTTCCTCACCGAGGACATCCGCTGGGGCAAATACGAGGCTGGCCTCGATACCAAGGCGCTGATCGCCAAGGTCAACCGCCAGGATCTCTGGAAAGAAGCCGCCAAGACCATGGGGGTTGCGGCTACGGATATTCCGACCTCCACCTCGCGCGGCAAGGAGACCTTCTTCGACGGCAAGGTGTTCGACCCTGAGAATCCGTCCGCTTATCTGAAGTCGCTGTCGATCAAGCGTGTTGAAGTCTGA
- a CDS encoding intradiol ring-cleavage dioxygenase, which translates to MRQFSETELTAAVIRSFDDTPDPRAKFLMQELVKSLHDYVRRTDLTFEEWEYAIDFLTRTGQKCTPIRQEFILLSDVLGVSMLVDAVNHREREGATETTVLGPFYVGEHKVTPHGADISATLPGERMFVQSRVTDVKGEPLAGVPVDVWHADDDGFYDSQKPAYATEGPSSRARFITDADGKFFFRTILPCSYPIPTDGPVGEMIIQTRRHAMRPAHVHFLVAAPGHQPLITHVFMDGDKYLDSDVVFGVKDELVAKIEKRSDPTMPDGKPAAGPWHLMTYEFRMKPGDGSAPKPMMAKATEDA; encoded by the coding sequence ATGCGCCAATTCAGCGAGACCGAACTGACCGCCGCCGTGATCCGCAGTTTTGACGACACGCCGGATCCGCGCGCCAAATTCCTGATGCAGGAACTGGTGAAATCGCTGCACGACTACGTCCGTCGGACCGATCTCACCTTCGAGGAGTGGGAATACGCAATCGACTTCCTGACCCGCACCGGGCAGAAATGCACGCCGATCCGTCAGGAGTTCATCCTGCTCTCGGATGTGCTCGGCGTCTCGATGCTGGTCGATGCCGTGAACCACCGGGAGCGCGAAGGCGCGACCGAGACCACCGTGCTGGGCCCGTTCTATGTCGGCGAGCACAAGGTGACGCCGCATGGTGCCGACATCTCGGCCACTCTGCCGGGCGAGCGGATGTTCGTGCAGAGCCGCGTCACCGACGTGAAGGGCGAGCCGTTGGCTGGCGTGCCGGTCGACGTCTGGCACGCCGATGACGATGGCTTCTACGATTCCCAGAAGCCGGCCTATGCGACGGAGGGGCCATCGTCGCGGGCGCGCTTCATCACCGATGCCGATGGAAAATTCTTCTTCCGGACCATCCTGCCGTGCAGTTATCCGATTCCGACCGATGGTCCGGTCGGCGAAATGATCATACAGACCCGCCGGCATGCGATGCGGCCGGCCCATGTGCATTTCCTGGTCGCCGCACCGGGCCACCAGCCGCTGATCACGCACGTCTTCATGGACGGCGACAAATACCTCGATTCCGACGTCGTGTTCGGGGTCAAGGACGAACTGGTCGCCAAGATCGAAAAACGCAGCGATCCGACCATGCCGGACGGCAAGCCGGCGGCCGGGCCCTGGCACCTCATGACCTACGAATTCCGCATGAAACCCGGCGACGGAAGCGCGCCAAAACCGATGATGGCGAAGGCGACCGAGGACGCCTGA
- a CDS encoding serine hydrolase domain-containing protein — translation MLAPAPASPESAGMSKAALDRLENHLKQRYVDAGRFPGTQLLIYRRGKVVHSTVQGFADLERKAPVKDDTIFRIYSMTKPITSVAFMMLVEEGRVALDEPVHKYIPAWKNLGVFAAGTYPAFLTRPPTRPMLIVDLLRHTSGLTYGFQQRSNVDAAYRETKIGEVIKAGSLQTMIDDLAKIPLEFSPGEAWNYSVSTDVLGYLVGVISGKPFEQFLKERIFDPLGMNDTDFFVPKEKAHRFAACYSAGVQIGMTAGEAKLTLQDDPATSSFLSPPSFISGGGGLCSTTADYLTFCRALLNGGELDGVRLLGPKTLKLMASNHLPGGVDLPAMSRSLFSEAAYNGIGFGLGFAVTMNPAQTMIAGSPGEFNWGGAATTSFFIDPAEELIMIFMTQVLPSSAYPLRRELRTMVYAAITDSNL, via the coding sequence ATGTTAGCCCCTGCCCCCGCCTCGCCCGAATCCGCCGGAATGTCCAAGGCGGCGCTCGATCGCCTCGAGAATCACCTGAAGCAGCGCTATGTCGATGCCGGCCGCTTCCCGGGAACGCAACTCCTGATCTATCGGCGCGGCAAGGTGGTTCATTCCACCGTGCAGGGCTTTGCCGACCTCGAACGCAAGGCGCCGGTCAAGGACGACACGATCTTCCGCATCTATTCGATGACCAAGCCAATCACGAGCGTCGCCTTCATGATGCTGGTCGAGGAAGGCCGCGTCGCGCTCGACGAGCCCGTGCACAAATACATTCCCGCTTGGAAAAATCTGGGCGTATTCGCGGCCGGCACCTATCCGGCGTTCCTCACCCGTCCGCCAACCCGGCCGATGCTGATCGTGGACCTGTTGCGCCATACTTCCGGGCTTACCTACGGCTTCCAGCAGCGCAGCAATGTCGATGCCGCCTACCGCGAAACCAAGATCGGCGAAGTGATCAAGGCCGGCTCGCTGCAGACCATGATCGACGACCTTGCCAAGATCCCGCTGGAATTCTCCCCGGGCGAGGCCTGGAATTATTCCGTCTCGACCGACGTGCTCGGTTATCTGGTCGGCGTCATCAGCGGCAAGCCGTTCGAGCAATTCCTCAAGGAGCGCATTTTCGATCCGCTCGGGATGAACGACACCGACTTTTTCGTGCCGAAGGAAAAGGCGCATCGTTTCGCGGCCTGCTATTCGGCCGGCGTGCAGATCGGCATGACGGCCGGCGAGGCCAAATTGACGCTGCAGGACGACCCGGCCACGAGTTCGTTTCTGTCGCCGCCTTCGTTCATTTCAGGCGGCGGTGGCCTGTGCTCGACCACGGCCGACTATCTCACCTTCTGCCGCGCGCTGCTCAACGGCGGCGAACTCGACGGCGTTCGCCTGCTCGGCCCGAAGACGTTGAAGCTGATGGCGTCGAACCATTTGCCCGGTGGCGTCGACCTGCCGGCGATGTCGCGCTCGCTGTTTTCCGAGGCGGCCTACAATGGCATCGGCTTCGGCCTGGGCTTCGCCGTCACCATGAACCCCGCACAGACAATGATCGCCGGCAGCCCCGGCGAGTTCAACTGGGGAGGTGCAGCGACGACCTCGTTCTTCATCGACCCGGCGGAAGAGCTGATCATGATCTTCATGACGCAGGTGCTGCCGTCGAGCGCCTATCCATTGCGGCGCGAGTTGCGCACCATGGTGTACGCCGCCATCACCGACAGCAATCTTTGA